CGCGCGCAAGAGCCAAGCCATCGCCGAGGCGCGGCAAGCCACGGTGACGACGCAAGATCTTTTCGACAGCTCGGTGACACCGAATGGCACGATCGACGTCGAGGCGGTGAACCAGACAGCGGTCACCACCATCCGGAGCGTGGCGTCGAGCCCTGGCGGCACACAGTTCGCGATTCTTCGTACACCGGGCCAGACCACGGCAGTGACGATGACGCCCCGAAGCACGGGCGGACTCGACATCAGCGTGATCACGCCAGAATTGCGCGACCAGGTCGCACAAGACGACGGCCTTCTGTACACCCAGGCGGTGTCGCTCGACGGCGAGGACGCCCTCGACCCGGGCCTCGTCGTCGGCAGCGTGTTCGAGGTGCCGACCGCCGGGCAGTACGAGCTGTACCTGGTGTACAACGTGCGCGACGTGCAGCAGACCCTCGACTTCGTGCAGCAGACCCTCGTCATCGGCTCGCTGCTGCTCGTTGCCACCATCGGTCTCGTCACCTTCCTCGTCACGCGGCTGGCCATCAACCCCGTGCGGGTCGCTGCCGAGACGGCCGAGAAGCTGGCTGACGGCCAGCTCGAAGAGCGCATCCCGGTCAGGGGAGAAGACGTCATCGCGACCCTCGGCCGCTCGTTCAACCGCATGGCCGACAGCCTGCAGCGGCAGATCACCCAGCTCGCCGCCCTCTCGCGCGTGCAGCAGCGTTTCGTGAGCGACGTGAGCCACGAGCTGCGCACGCCGCTCACGACCATCCGCCTCGCGGGCGACGTGCTGTACGAGCAGCGCGACCAGTTCAACCCGACGACCGCCCGCACGGCGGAGTTGCTGCACGCGCAGGTCGACCGCTTCGAGGTCATGCTCGCCGATCTGCTCGAGATGAGCCGCTACGACGCCGGCGCCGTCGAGATCGACACCGAGCCGACCAACCTCGTGCGCCTCGTCGAAGAGTCGCTCGAGGCGATCCGCCCGATCGCCGAGGAGCGCGGCAGCGAGCTGCGGCTCGTCGCCCCCGGCGGGTACTTCGAGGCCGAGGTCGATGCGCGGCGCATCCGCCGCATCCTGCAGAATCTGCTCGGCAATGCCGTCGACCACGGCGAGGGGCATCCGATCGTCGTCTACGTCGACAGCGACCGCGAGGCCGTCGCCATCGCCGTGCGCGATTACGGCGTGGGCATGGATGCTGCGCAGCTCGAGCGCGTCTTCGACCGGTTCTGGCGCGCCGACCCCTCCCGCCAGCGCACGACGGGGGGCACCGGTCTCGGCCTCGCGATCGCGACGGAAGACGCGCAGCTTCATGGCGGCAACATCGACGTGTGGTCGGTGCCCGGCGAGGGCACGTGCTTCCGCGTGACGTTGCCCCGTGAGCGCGGCGCGACGATCGACCACTCGCCCATCGAGCTTCCTCCGGTCGATCCGCTCGAGCCGGTGCTCGACAGCGGGGGAGGTGATGACGATGCGTGAGCGCTCGCGTCACCTGCGCCGGCTGCTGCTCGCGCTCGCCGTCGTCCCCGCCCTGCTGCTGACCG
The sequence above is a segment of the Microcella humidisoli genome. Coding sequences within it:
- the mtrB gene encoding MtrAB system histidine kinase MtrB produces the protein MPPYTWRSLVQRARQLWRGSLQLRTVAITVFFSTIAVTIISGYMSISIATNLYDARKSQAIAEARQATVTTQDLFDSSVTPNGTIDVEAVNQTAVTTIRSVASSPGGTQFAILRTPGQTTAVTMTPRSTGGLDISVITPELRDQVAQDDGLLYTQAVSLDGEDALDPGLVVGSVFEVPTAGQYELYLVYNVRDVQQTLDFVQQTLVIGSLLLVATIGLVTFLVTRLAINPVRVAAETAEKLADGQLEERIPVRGEDVIATLGRSFNRMADSLQRQITQLAALSRVQQRFVSDVSHELRTPLTTIRLAGDVLYEQRDQFNPTTARTAELLHAQVDRFEVMLADLLEMSRYDAGAVEIDTEPTNLVRLVEESLEAIRPIAEERGSELRLVAPGGYFEAEVDARRIRRILQNLLGNAVDHGEGHPIVVYVDSDREAVAIAVRDYGVGMDAAQLERVFDRFWRADPSRQRTTGGTGLGLAIATEDAQLHGGNIDVWSVPGEGTCFRVTLPRERGATIDHSPIELPPVDPLEPVLDSGGGDDDA